The Rhizobium leguminosarum genome includes a region encoding these proteins:
- a CDS encoding c-type cytochrome has product MDYRVVLLIATSVIALSPADAGAQEGDATAGAAVFKKCATCHVADSDTNKVGPSLNGLFGRKAGTHPNYAYSAGMKAAGDGGLVWDETALRDYLHNPRAKVKGTKMAFVGVKDEQEITDLIAYLKQYSK; this is encoded by the coding sequence GTGGATTACCGAGTTGTTCTGCTGATCGCCACATCCGTCATTGCTCTTTCCCCTGCTGACGCCGGGGCGCAGGAGGGCGATGCGACGGCGGGTGCCGCCGTTTTCAAGAAATGCGCGACCTGTCATGTCGCCGATTCCGATACGAACAAGGTCGGTCCGTCGCTGAACGGGCTGTTCGGCCGGAAGGCCGGAACGCATCCCAATTACGCCTATTCGGCCGGGATGAAGGCGGCCGGCGACGGCGGCCTCGTCTGGGACGAGACGGCGCTGCGCGACTATCTGCACAATCCGAGAGCGAAGGTGAAGGGCACGAAGATGGCCTTTGTCGGCGTGAAAGACGAGCAGGAGATCACCGATCTCATCGCCTATCTCAAGCAATATTCCAAGTGA
- a CDS encoding lactonase family protein: MAASAASPGSTSPTSGSEDPSRPRAAAATNVHWHPSGRFLAVNINTQNRVAFFEVTGADAPILRPWGNIMEVGADPFVGRFTPDGRHYLTANWGRNFAATNLEGRIPQTPSTISVIRLADPATSPQSARHDLLGGAETGLSSEGIAISPDGQLVATVNMRGTAFPPGSARFHRDASVTLLSFDPATGAIARLADYPFEGSLPEGGAFDRTGDHFLATVFQGHDGAGPEAGPGLEVFRVAKGDRPALKRLGRVPLPHGAHHVDLAP, translated from the coding sequence ATGGCCGCTTCAGCCGCCTCGCCAGGTTCGACCTCGCCGACCTCGGGGTCAGAGGATCCGAGCCGGCCCCGCGCGGCGGCCGCGACCAACGTCCACTGGCATCCTTCAGGCCGCTTCCTGGCGGTCAACATCAACACGCAGAACCGGGTCGCCTTCTTCGAGGTCACCGGGGCCGACGCGCCCATCCTGCGCCCGTGGGGCAATATCATGGAGGTTGGCGCCGATCCCTTCGTCGGCCGTTTCACACCGGACGGGCGCCATTATCTCACCGCCAACTGGGGCCGGAACTTCGCCGCCACGAATTTGGAAGGCCGTATCCCGCAGACACCATCGACGATCAGCGTCATCAGGCTCGCCGATCCCGCGACATCGCCGCAATCGGCCCGCCACGATCTCCTCGGCGGCGCCGAGACCGGCCTCTCCTCCGAGGGCATCGCCATCAGCCCGGACGGCCAACTCGTCGCCACCGTCAATATGCGCGGCACAGCCTTCCCGCCGGGCTCTGCCCGCTTCCACCGCGACGCCAGCGTCACGCTTCTGAGTTTTGATCCGGCAACCGGCGCCATCGCCAGGCTCGCCGACTATCCCTTCGAGGGTTCCCTGCCGGAAGGCGGCGCCTTCGATCGGACAGGAGACCACTTCCTCGCCACCGTGTTCCAGGGCCATGACGGGGCCGGCCCCGAGGCCGGCCCAGGGCTCGAAGTCTTCCGCGTCGCAAAAGGCGACCGGCCGGCGCTTAAGCGGCTCGGCCGCGTGCCGCTGCCGCATGGCGCCCACCATGTCGATCTCGCACCGTAG
- the ctaD gene encoding cytochrome c oxidase subunit I has translation MVEIPSDSAGVIPSAEVEDVELYHPKSWWTKYVFSQDAKIIAVQYSLTAIAIGLVALVLSWLMRIQLAFPGYFAFIDADHYYQFITMHGMIMVIYLLTALFLGGFGNYLIPLMVGARDMVFPYANMLSYWIYLLAVLILAAGFFVPGGPTGAGWTLYPPQAVLSGTPGGKDWGILLMLSSLIVFIIGFTMGGLNYVVTVLQGRARGMTLMRMPLTVWGIFTATVMALLAFPALFVACVMMMFDRLLGTSFFMPAIVEMGTQLQHGGGSPILFQHLFWFFGHPEVYIVALPAFGIVSDLISTHARKNIFGYRMMVWAIVVIGALSFIVWAHHMYVSGMNPAFGFFFATTTLIIAVPTAIKVYNWVLTLWRGDIHLTLPMLFALAFIVTFVNGGLTGLFLGNVVVDVPLSDTMFVVAHFHMVMGVAPILVIFGAIYHWYPKVTGRMLNDVLGHIHFWITFLGTYAIFFPMHYLGLLGVPRRYFEMGETAFVPPSADTLNIFITVMALIVGAGQMVFLFNLVWSLFRGRESGGNPWRATTLEWQTPQTPPAHGNWGKDLPVVYRWAYDYSVPGAAEDFIPQNVPASGAVTREVPA, from the coding sequence ATGGTCGAGATTCCATCCGACAGCGCAGGCGTCATCCCCTCTGCCGAAGTCGAGGATGTCGAGCTCTATCATCCGAAAAGCTGGTGGACAAAATATGTGTTCAGCCAGGATGCAAAGATCATCGCTGTGCAATATTCGCTGACGGCGATCGCAATCGGCCTGGTGGCGCTGGTGCTTTCCTGGCTGATGCGGATTCAGCTCGCCTTTCCCGGTTATTTCGCCTTCATCGATGCCGATCACTATTACCAGTTCATCACCATGCACGGCATGATCATGGTGATCTATCTCTTGACCGCGCTCTTCCTCGGCGGCTTCGGCAATTACCTCATTCCGCTGATGGTCGGCGCGCGCGACATGGTATTTCCCTACGCCAACATGCTGAGCTATTGGATCTATCTGCTCGCAGTGCTGATCCTCGCCGCGGGCTTCTTCGTCCCCGGAGGCCCGACGGGGGCCGGTTGGACGCTCTATCCGCCACAGGCCGTTCTCTCCGGCACACCCGGCGGCAAGGACTGGGGTATCCTGCTGATGCTCTCCTCGCTGATCGTCTTCATCATCGGCTTCACCATGGGCGGGCTGAACTATGTGGTGACCGTACTGCAGGGGCGCGCTCGCGGCATGACATTGATGCGCATGCCGCTTACGGTCTGGGGCATCTTCACCGCGACCGTGATGGCGCTGCTCGCCTTTCCCGCCCTCTTCGTCGCCTGCGTCATGATGATGTTCGACCGGCTGCTCGGCACGAGCTTCTTCATGCCCGCCATCGTCGAGATGGGCACGCAGCTGCAGCATGGCGGCGGCAGCCCGATCCTCTTCCAGCACCTCTTCTGGTTCTTCGGGCATCCGGAGGTCTATATCGTCGCATTGCCGGCCTTCGGCATCGTCTCGGACCTGATCAGCACGCATGCACGCAAGAACATCTTCGGCTACCGCATGATGGTCTGGGCGATCGTCGTCATCGGCGCACTCAGCTTCATCGTCTGGGCGCACCACATGTATGTCAGCGGCATGAACCCGGCCTTCGGCTTCTTCTTCGCCACCACGACGCTGATCATCGCCGTTCCGACGGCGATCAAGGTCTACAACTGGGTGCTGACGCTCTGGCGTGGCGACATCCACCTGACGCTGCCTATGCTCTTTGCGCTCGCCTTCATCGTCACCTTCGTCAATGGCGGCCTGACCGGCCTCTTCCTCGGCAATGTCGTCGTCGACGTGCCGCTGTCGGATACGATGTTCGTCGTCGCGCATTTCCACATGGTCATGGGGGTCGCGCCGATCCTCGTCATCTTCGGGGCGATCTATCACTGGTATCCGAAGGTGACGGGACGCATGCTGAACGACGTGCTCGGCCATATCCACTTCTGGATCACCTTCCTCGGCACCTATGCGATCTTCTTTCCGATGCACTATCTCGGCCTGCTCGGCGTGCCGCGCCGCTACTTCGAGATGGGAGAGACGGCCTTCGTTCCGCCTTCGGCCGATACGCTGAATATCTTCATCACCGTCATGGCGCTGATCGTCGGGGCCGGACAGATGGTCTTCCTGTTCAATCTGGTCTGGAGCCTTTTCCGGGGCAGGGAGTCCGGCGGCAATCCGTGGCGGGCAACGACGCTCGAATGGCAGACGCCGCAGACGCCGCCCGCCCATGGAAACTGGGGAAAGGATCTGCCGGTCGTCTACCGCTGGGCGTATGACTACAGCGTGCCCGGGGCGGCCGAGGATTTCATTCCGCAGAATGTGCCGGCAAGCGGCGCCGTCACACGGGAGGTTCCGGCATGA
- a CDS encoding LysR family transcriptional regulator, translating into MIGISHQEAVLDIRTFACFVAVAEDLHFRRAAERMNLTQPALSQRIRVLEGEVGTDLFERDRRGVALTPAGAAFLGPAREAVLHAGMAKAEALRAVRGEVGCLRLGFTPIAFYGVLPEAVQAFRARYAQIEVDLVEMSSPLLEAALASGDIDLGVLHPPISRDLIIHSLPDEPFVLALPATHRLAKQPVIRVVDLGGEPLLLAPRAIGPSIYDRVIALFRGEGISPRIVQEVTPMTALVGLVAAGTGLGFVTSGIARAARPGVAYRPVLPPPPSLPIAAAWRPPALSAGGERFLEIVRGLVGQGDLPERTS; encoded by the coding sequence GTGATAGGCATTTCGCATCAGGAGGCTGTCCTGGATATCCGCACGTTTGCCTGTTTCGTGGCCGTTGCCGAAGACCTGCATTTCCGCCGCGCGGCGGAACGGATGAACCTGACCCAGCCGGCGCTCAGCCAGCGGATCCGGGTGCTGGAAGGCGAGGTCGGGACCGATCTCTTCGAGCGCGACCGCCGCGGCGTGGCGCTGACGCCGGCGGGCGCGGCCTTCCTCGGCCCGGCCCGCGAGGCGGTGCTGCATGCCGGCATGGCGAAGGCCGAAGCCCTGCGGGCGGTGCGCGGCGAGGTCGGGTGCCTGCGGCTCGGCTTCACGCCGATCGCCTTTTACGGCGTCCTGCCGGAGGCGGTGCAGGCGTTTCGTGCCCGCTACGCACAAATCGAGGTCGATCTCGTCGAGATGAGCTCGCCTTTGCTGGAAGCAGCCCTTGCATCGGGCGACATCGACCTCGGCGTATTGCATCCACCGATTTCGCGGGATCTGATCATCCATTCCCTGCCGGACGAGCCGTTCGTGCTGGCGCTTCCGGCGACGCATCGGCTGGCGAAGCAGCCGGTCATCCGCGTCGTCGATCTTGGCGGCGAGCCCTTGCTGCTTGCGCCGCGGGCGATCGGCCCAAGCATATACGACCGTGTGATTGCCCTTTTCAGGGGCGAGGGCATCAGCCCCCGGATCGTCCAGGAGGTGACGCCGATGACGGCGCTGGTTGGCCTCGTTGCGGCCGGAACCGGTCTCGGCTTCGTCACCTCGGGCATCGCAAGAGCCGCCCGGCCGGGCGTCGCCTACCGTCCCGTCCTGCCGCCGCCGCCATCCCTACCGATCGCAGCCGCATGGCGCCCGCCGGCATTGTCGGCGGGCGGCGAGCGCTTCCTGGAGATCGTGAGAGGGTTGGTCGGGCAGGGCGATCTGCCGGAGCGGACGTCATGA
- a CDS encoding heme-copper oxidase subunit III family protein, which translates to MAHPVQTHGEPGLSPVGLRGVAADFSSDQRAFKTASWGKAMMWIFLLSDTFVFGCFLIAYMTARMSTPVAWPNPSEVFALHIGGQNVPLILIAIMTFVLISSSGTMAMAVNFGYRRDRRMTAMLMLLTALLGAGFVGMQAFEWTKLITEGVRPWENPWGAAQFGSTFFMITGFHGTHVTIGVIFLLIVAHKVWRGDFDVERRGFFTSRKGRYEAVEIMGLYWHFVDLVWVFIFAFFYLW; encoded by the coding sequence ATGGCACATCCTGTCCAGACACACGGCGAGCCAGGCCTCAGCCCGGTCGGCCTGCGCGGTGTCGCGGCCGATTTCAGCTCGGATCAGCGCGCTTTCAAGACCGCCTCCTGGGGCAAGGCGATGATGTGGATCTTTCTGCTCAGCGACACCTTCGTGTTCGGCTGTTTCCTGATCGCCTATATGACCGCCCGCATGTCGACGCCGGTCGCCTGGCCCAATCCGAGTGAGGTCTTCGCGCTCCACATCGGCGGCCAGAACGTGCCGCTAATCCTGATCGCGATCATGACTTTCGTGCTGATCTCGAGCAGCGGCACCATGGCGATGGCGGTCAATTTCGGCTATCGCCGCGACCGCCGCATGACGGCGATGCTGATGCTGCTCACGGCCCTTCTCGGCGCAGGCTTCGTCGGCATGCAAGCCTTTGAATGGACGAAGCTGATCACCGAAGGCGTGCGACCCTGGGAGAACCCGTGGGGGGCGGCACAGTTCGGGTCGACCTTCTTCATGATCACCGGCTTTCACGGCACCCACGTCACGATCGGCGTCATCTTCCTGCTGATCGTCGCCCACAAGGTCTGGCGCGGCGATTTCGACGTGGAACGGCGCGGCTTCTTCACCAGCCGGAAAGGCCGCTACGAGGCCGTCGAGATCATGGGCCTCTACTGGCACTTCGTCGACCTGGTCTGGGTCTTCATCTTCGCGTTTTTTTATCTGTGGTGA
- a CDS encoding cytochrome c oxidase subunit II, whose protein sequence is MAVVLILVLIVVGSVLFHVLSPWWWTPIASNWTYIDTTLVITFWITGVVFVAVVSFMAYCVFRFRHKPGNRAHYEPENRRLELLLGGGTAVGVAAMLAPGLIVWNQFITVPADAASVEVVSQQWLWSFRLPGADGKLGRAETGDVTPENPLGLDKNDASGLDDVIIEGGELHLPIGKPVHILLRSVDVLHDFYVPEFRAKMDMIPGMITYFWFTPTRTGTFDILCAELCGVGHGQMRGTVVVEEDADYQTWLGQQQTFTQLTASSGEMPPAN, encoded by the coding sequence ATGGCTGTCGTGCTGATCCTCGTCCTGATTGTCGTCGGCTCCGTGCTGTTCCATGTGCTGAGCCCGTGGTGGTGGACGCCGATTGCGTCCAACTGGACCTATATCGACACCACCCTCGTCATCACCTTCTGGATCACCGGCGTCGTCTTCGTGGCGGTGGTTTCGTTCATGGCCTATTGCGTCTTCCGCTTCCGGCACAAGCCGGGCAACCGGGCACATTACGAGCCCGAGAACCGCAGGCTGGAATTGCTGCTGGGAGGGGGAACGGCGGTCGGCGTTGCGGCGATGCTGGCGCCTGGCCTCATCGTGTGGAACCAGTTCATCACGGTGCCTGCAGATGCCGCATCGGTCGAGGTCGTCAGCCAGCAGTGGCTGTGGAGTTTCCGCCTGCCCGGAGCCGACGGAAAGCTCGGACGCGCCGAAACCGGCGACGTCACCCCCGAAAACCCGCTCGGCCTTGATAAAAACGACGCGAGCGGCCTTGACGACGTCATCATCGAGGGCGGCGAGCTACATCTGCCGATCGGCAAGCCGGTGCACATATTGCTGCGCTCGGTCGATGTGCTCCATGATTTCTACGTGCCGGAATTCCGCGCCAAGATGGACATGATACCCGGCATGATCACCTATTTCTGGTTCACGCCGACGCGGACAGGGACCTTCGACATTCTCTGCGCCGAACTCTGTGGCGTCGGCCATGGGCAAATGCGCGGCACCGTCGTCGTCGAAGAGGATGCGGATTACCAGACCTGGCTCGGACAGCAGCAGACATTCACCCAGCTTACGGCGTCATCAGGAGAGATGCCGCCGGCAAACTGA
- a CDS encoding AraC family transcriptional regulator encodes MAVASHLISRMPAVASIRASVLIPLVQQIDKRSGKTDLLLASHGILRSQLEDPYAVLPMARYVALFEEAATITGEPALGARMGTGFKPADIGPIGMLFALSPTIRSAFERLSKYVNAVQGATSSGVFEENGDFVWSYRIVDPSMWPRRQDSEFTIAASCQLVRSCFRRGWRPIEIQLEHHAPRDAGVLERICGATILFGQSGNRIVMNKAEADRVHRAEDKSLIEILERHIGDLINEPAAGDILKEKVQALISIYLGRKPVTVATLAAELKMSPRSLQRRLSEEGVSLRDLVRQHRQTLAAHYLGDQKVAPMSEIARVLGYADNTVLWRALRSWEKKGDHLSSRR; translated from the coding sequence ATGGCAGTTGCATCGCATTTGATCAGCCGCATGCCCGCAGTTGCTTCAATTCGAGCCTCCGTCTTGATCCCGCTGGTGCAACAAATCGATAAAAGATCCGGGAAAACCGACCTTCTTCTCGCTTCGCACGGCATTCTTCGCTCACAACTGGAAGATCCCTACGCTGTCCTGCCCATGGCGCGTTATGTCGCGCTGTTCGAGGAGGCCGCGACGATAACAGGTGAACCGGCACTGGGAGCCCGTATGGGCACCGGGTTCAAGCCCGCCGACATCGGCCCCATCGGCATGCTCTTTGCGCTCTCGCCGACCATTCGCAGCGCTTTCGAGCGGCTGTCGAAATATGTCAACGCGGTACAAGGCGCGACCAGTTCCGGCGTGTTCGAGGAGAATGGCGATTTTGTCTGGAGCTACCGGATCGTCGATCCCAGCATGTGGCCGCGCCGGCAGGACAGCGAATTCACGATCGCCGCCTCCTGTCAGCTCGTCCGTTCGTGCTTCCGCCGTGGCTGGCGGCCGATCGAAATTCAGCTCGAGCATCACGCCCCGCGCGACGCCGGCGTGCTGGAACGCATCTGTGGCGCGACGATCCTGTTCGGCCAATCCGGCAACCGGATCGTCATGAACAAGGCGGAGGCTGACCGTGTGCACCGTGCGGAAGACAAAAGCCTGATCGAAATCCTGGAGCGGCATATCGGCGATCTCATCAACGAGCCAGCGGCCGGGGATATACTCAAGGAAAAGGTCCAGGCCCTGATCAGCATCTATCTCGGCCGCAAACCGGTCACGGTCGCAACGCTTGCCGCTGAACTGAAGATGTCGCCGCGAAGCCTCCAGCGACGGCTGTCGGAGGAAGGCGTGTCGCTTCGTGATCTCGTTCGCCAGCACCGCCAGACGCTCGCCGCCCACTATCTCGGCGACCAAAAAGTTGCACCGATGTCCGAGATTGCGCGTGTGCTGGGTTATGCCGACAACACGGTGCTCTGGCGTGCGCTGCGGTCCTGGGAGAAGAAGGGAGACCACCTATCTTCGAGACGTTGA
- a CDS encoding cytochrome c oxidase subunit 3 produces MNVTLIFLAAIAAIIIWWLSGQRLTSKPWLETGSVQLPVHVGIDRQQSPVPAVKIGLFVFLGVVGAVFSLAVSAYFMRMASTDWWATPVPRLLWVNTAALALSSAALQWAKREAVHGRIEVLRPALAAGLALAIFFLVGQIQAWRELTAAGYVLADNPSNSFFYMLTGLHGLHILGGLAVLAHTTARAFSTAVATDRLRLSVDLSAIYSHFMLAVWLALFALFAGWANDFVDLCRTLLS; encoded by the coding sequence ATGAACGTCACGCTGATCTTCCTCGCGGCTATCGCCGCCATCATTATCTGGTGGCTTTCCGGGCAGCGGCTGACCTCGAAGCCCTGGCTGGAAACCGGGTCAGTACAGCTGCCGGTTCATGTCGGCATCGACCGGCAACAGTCGCCCGTACCGGCGGTGAAAATCGGCCTCTTCGTGTTTCTCGGCGTCGTCGGCGCCGTCTTCAGTCTTGCCGTCAGCGCCTATTTCATGCGCATGGCGTCGACCGACTGGTGGGCGACGCCTGTTCCCCGGCTGCTCTGGGTGAACACCGCCGCGCTGGCCTTAAGCAGCGCTGCTCTGCAATGGGCGAAAAGAGAAGCAGTACATGGCCGCATCGAGGTGCTGCGACCGGCGCTTGCTGCAGGACTTGCGCTTGCCATCTTCTTCCTCGTCGGACAGATCCAGGCATGGCGGGAGCTGACGGCGGCCGGCTACGTGCTGGCCGATAACCCTTCCAACAGTTTCTTCTACATGCTGACCGGGCTGCACGGCCTGCATATCCTCGGCGGGCTTGCCGTGCTCGCGCACACGACGGCCCGGGCATTTTCAACGGCTGTGGCGACGGACAGGCTGCGCCTCAGCGTCGATCTTTCCGCCATCTACTCGCATTTCATGCTCGCCGTCTGGCTCGCCCTCTTCGCGCTCTTTGCCGGATGGGCGAATGATTTCGTCGATCTCTGCCGCACACTGCTCAGTTAG
- a CDS encoding cytochrome C oxidase subunit IV family protein, with product MSETTAHAQNQTVHAQIDTGQQHPIRLYLFVWGLLFVLSAFSYMVDYLGVQGYLRWTLILVFMMLKAGLIVAVFMHMAWERLALVYAILLPPLLVLVFVALMVSEADYTIFTRLAFFGAAP from the coding sequence ATGAGCGAGACAACGGCGCATGCGCAAAACCAAACGGTGCATGCACAAATAGACACCGGACAACAGCACCCGATCCGGCTCTATCTCTTCGTCTGGGGCCTACTCTTCGTGCTCAGTGCCTTTTCCTACATGGTCGATTATCTCGGCGTCCAGGGTTATCTCAGGTGGACGCTGATCCTCGTGTTCATGATGCTGAAGGCTGGGCTGATCGTCGCCGTCTTCATGCACATGGCCTGGGAACGGCTGGCGCTCGTCTACGCCATCCTGCTGCCGCCGCTGCTGGTGCTGGTTTTCGTGGCGCTGATGGTATCGGAAGCGGACTACACGATCTTCACCCGGCTGGCGTTCTTTGGTGCTGCGCCGTAG
- a CDS encoding APC family permease has protein sequence MTLESSMPAPSSPERRLAKDSVGLAHIVFFVVAAAAPLTAVVGASPAAFAFGNGAGVPGAFVLAGLLYLLFSVGFTAMSRHVGGAGAFYTYITHGIGKPAGVGGAFMALVTYSAVQIAIYGLFGFFMANAIAPLGLVLPWWAFAFGALVVVLVCGQRNIAFSGAILGVCMIAEIAILLVLDLAIVFSGGGPEGISFSSFMPSSVFAPGLGVALVFVIGSFIGFEATAIFGEEAEDPEKTIPRATYVAVLLITLFYALSTWAIVQFYGPGKVQAAAAAGLDSFYFTAANSVLGPWSSQVMNVLLITSLFACILSFHNTLNRYFFALGREGLAAKVLGKVHSKHGSPYAAGLLQSLVAAVVLALFVIFGADPYTVVFSWMAALAGIGILLVQVLVSVAIIMFFRKTPNSYSAWTTMTAPVLALLGLMGSLVLVSSNLSLLSGSESPIVKAFPYAMVLVGFLGALFAMRVKRSKPVLYASLGKVFE, from the coding sequence ATGACACTGGAATCAAGCATGCCCGCACCATCATCGCCGGAGCGTCGTCTGGCCAAGGACTCGGTGGGCCTCGCCCATATCGTGTTCTTCGTCGTTGCCGCGGCCGCGCCGCTGACGGCCGTCGTCGGCGCTTCGCCGGCCGCTTTTGCTTTCGGCAATGGCGCCGGCGTTCCCGGCGCTTTCGTGCTTGCCGGCCTGCTCTACCTGCTCTTCTCGGTCGGCTTCACCGCCATGAGCCGGCATGTGGGCGGGGCAGGAGCCTTCTACACCTATATCACCCATGGCATCGGCAAGCCGGCTGGCGTGGGTGGCGCCTTCATGGCGCTGGTCACCTATAGCGCGGTTCAGATCGCCATCTATGGCCTGTTCGGTTTCTTCATGGCCAATGCCATAGCACCGCTTGGGCTGGTCCTGCCCTGGTGGGCCTTCGCCTTTGGAGCACTGGTCGTCGTGCTGGTCTGCGGTCAGCGCAACATCGCCTTCTCAGGCGCGATCCTCGGCGTCTGCATGATTGCCGAAATCGCCATATTGCTGGTGCTGGATCTTGCCATCGTCTTTTCAGGCGGCGGACCGGAAGGCATCAGCTTCTCCTCCTTCATGCCATCGTCGGTCTTTGCGCCCGGTCTCGGCGTGGCGCTGGTCTTCGTCATCGGTTCCTTCATCGGCTTCGAAGCTACGGCCATTTTCGGCGAGGAAGCCGAAGATCCGGAAAAGACCATTCCCCGCGCCACCTATGTCGCGGTGCTGCTGATTACCCTCTTCTATGCCCTCTCCACCTGGGCAATCGTGCAATTCTACGGTCCGGGCAAGGTGCAGGCCGCTGCTGCTGCCGGCCTCGACAGCTTCTACTTCACCGCCGCCAATTCCGTGCTTGGCCCATGGTCGAGCCAGGTGATGAACGTGCTGCTGATCACCAGCCTGTTTGCCTGCATCCTGTCCTTCCACAATACGCTCAACCGCTATTTCTTCGCTCTCGGCCGTGAAGGTCTGGCCGCCAAGGTGCTTGGCAAGGTTCACAGCAAACATGGCTCCCCATATGCTGCAGGTCTTCTGCAAAGTCTGGTCGCGGCCGTCGTCCTTGCCCTGTTCGTCATCTTCGGTGCCGATCCCTACACTGTCGTGTTCTCGTGGATGGCAGCGCTGGCAGGTATCGGTATCCTGCTGGTGCAGGTGCTTGTCTCCGTCGCGATCATCATGTTCTTTCGCAAGACGCCTAACAGCTACAGCGCCTGGACCACGATGACCGCGCCAGTGCTCGCGCTCCTCGGTCTCATGGGGTCGCTGGTGCTGGTCAGTTCCAATCTTTCACTCCTTTCCGGCAGCGAAAGCCCGATCGTCAAGGCTTTCCCCTATGCCATGGTGCTGGTGGGGTTTTTGGGCGCGCTGTTTGCGATGCGGGTCAAGAGATCCAAGCCCGTTCTCTACGCCTCCCTTGGGAAGGTCTTCGAATGA
- the modA gene encoding molybdate ABC transporter substrate-binding protein has translation MTQEIRLFGAIAVRPAVLALISQFETDTGFAVAVKWELNPVVKKQIEAGEPFDLVITNPNLVEDLAALGKVKAGSEVAFGRIAMGVAAKAGGRPLDIGSVEAFKHALKSAKSIAYASEGSSGGYFSGLLERLGIADEVKPKLVAISGGQTAPAVGRGEAELGVVPVTSILAAAPEVMLVGQFPAELQSYIDFAIGISAASTDAEAARQLSEFLTSTAVDDILAAKGVERC, from the coding sequence ATGACCCAGGAAATCCGCCTTTTTGGCGCTATTGCGGTCCGACCCGCCGTCCTTGCTCTCATATCCCAGTTCGAAACGGACACAGGATTCGCAGTTGCGGTCAAGTGGGAGCTCAATCCTGTCGTCAAGAAGCAGATTGAAGCTGGGGAGCCTTTTGACCTCGTCATCACCAATCCGAACCTGGTTGAGGATCTGGCCGCCTTGGGAAAGGTCAAGGCGGGGAGCGAGGTCGCGTTTGGCCGGATAGCAATGGGGGTGGCGGCCAAGGCAGGCGGTCGGCCGCTCGACATCGGGTCGGTGGAAGCATTCAAACATGCGTTGAAGAGCGCCAAATCGATCGCCTACGCCAGTGAAGGAAGCAGCGGCGGCTACTTCTCCGGTTTGCTGGAACGCTTGGGAATAGCCGATGAGGTGAAGCCAAAGCTGGTGGCCATATCAGGAGGGCAGACGGCGCCGGCCGTAGGCCGCGGGGAGGCCGAGTTGGGTGTCGTTCCCGTGACCTCGATTCTCGCCGCCGCTCCCGAGGTCATGCTTGTCGGTCAGTTTCCGGCAGAACTGCAAAGTTACATCGACTTCGCCATTGGCATCAGCGCCGCGTCAACGGACGCAGAAGCTGCAAGGCAGCTGTCGGAATTTCTGACGTCGACAGCCGTTGATGACATCCTGGCGGCAAAGGGCGTCGAGCGTTGCTGA